Proteins from a genomic interval of Schistosoma mansoni strain Puerto Rico chromosome 2, complete genome:
- a CDS encoding serine/threonine kinase, with protein MMGTSGPCPSDFVVERFIGRGCYSFVYEIRKTTGFDSGSKYALKRFLLESDSAVKCVLRERRILERLALCDFQSPFLPMLCYSMWENYSSAFVLREGSGCDLYDLLCHVGCLSENNTRFYIAEVICGLEHLHSMSIVHLDVKPENILFYPDGHVFVSDLDRSYDISQNIKPTLDDFTGTPLFMAPEVARGEAIDTRSDIWSLGVLVAEMVTGPIRREAENTAEEFKRARMGTYSIRGLKRLSKPLQSFFSACLQRQHTQRPYLKGVKELRFLKYVDWCKAGSRLLRPPYSTSELRHRLSKEDKTSVSSTDVNLLSGAFKPWRPANFNSKMLQSANTDDSEPGNIPSSLKKAGYTEDKLDLLFSSFNFIHPSLQASVADTDISDSLSKLTMKLDTPTDCSVDNIPNTKHSKGLTNGNSMGPKLFRRPRSRGTSIGD; from the coding sequence ATGATGGGTACTTCTGGACCTTGCCCTTCTGATTTCGTCGTCGAACGATTTATTGGTCGTGGATGCTACTCTTTTGTGTATGAAATTCGAAAAACAACTGGCTTTGATAGCGGTTCTAAATATGCTTTAAAACGTTTTCTTCTGGAGAGTGACTCCGCAGTTAAATGCGTTTTGAGAGAAAGACGGATTTTAGAACGTCTTGCTTTGTGTGATTTCCAAAGCCCATTTCTTCCTATGCTTTGTTACAGTATGTGGGAAAACTATTCATCTGCTTTTGTTCTCCGAGAAGGCTCGGGCTGTGATCTTTATGATCTCCTATGTCACGTTGGTTGTCTGTCAGAAAACAATACACGTTTTTATATCGCAGAGGTTATTTGCGGCCTGGAGCATTTGCATTCAATGAGTATTGTACATTTGGATGTCAAACCTGAAAATATCCTTTTTTATCCTGATGGCCATGTATTCGTTTCGGATTTAGATCGTTCCTATGATATTTCTCAAAATATCAAGCCCACACTAGATGACTTTACCGGAACTCCTCTATTCATGGCTCCGGAGGTCGCTCGAGGTGAAGCCATAGACACCAGGTCGGATATATGGAGTCTGGGTGTCCTTGTGGCGGAGATGGTTACTGGTCCTATCCGACGTGAAGCTGAAAATACCGCTGAAGAATTTAAACGAGCTCGTATGGGTACATATTCCATACGGGGTTTAAAGCGTCTTTCAAAGCCTCTTCAGTCGTTTTTTAGCGCCTGTTTGCAACGTCAGCATACACAACGTCCTTACCTTAAAGGTGTAAAGGAGCTTCGGTTCTTAAAATACGTTGACTGGTGTAAGGCTGGGTCCAGACTTCTTCGTCCTCCATATTCGACTTCAGAGCTCCGTCACCGATTGTCAAAAGAAGATAAGACCTCGGTATCCTCCACTGATGTAAATCTCCTTTCTGGAGCATTTAAACCTTGGAGACCAGCGAATTTCAATTCAAAAATGTTACAGAGCGCAAACACTGATGATTCTGAACCTGGGAATATTCCGTCCTCCTTGAAAAAAGCAGGATACACTGAAGATAAACTGGACTTACTGTTTAGCTCGTTCAACTTTATACATCCGAGTTTACAGGCGTCTGTTGCCGATACTGACATTTCAGATTCTTTATCAAAACTAACAATGAAGCTAGATACACCGACAGATTGTTCAGTCGATAACATCCCAAATACTAAACATTCTAAAGGTCTTACTAATGGTAATTCTATGGGGCCCAAGCTTTTCCGAAGACCTAGGTCCAGAGGTACATCTATTGGGGATTGA